One part of the Candidatus Neomarinimicrobiota bacterium genome encodes these proteins:
- a CDS encoding glycosyltransferase, translated as MRIAFNMVSLHTGGGNRIAKNLLLSLENHPEHDYLIIIPADKGFDYILERSHIPFTVIRKPHRKTSFLSRLWFDNILLPRYIRSFKADVLISLTNISTFFPPVPHLLLFHHPHFVYPESAYYRMIGKAEKFRKILEKICFRMTLRGSAMTVVQTPVSKDRLIKYHARYIKPEAVHVIPHSAIPITPEPARSFPYPYEKDTLYLFSPTRYYPHKNLELLEKIAHNLFKINVSKVKFLITLDPSHDVRGARFLKKISQAPVSEYFDNLGFVPTECLEDIYHHSQAVIVQSILESQSFSYLEALHFHKPILTTDMDFAHVVCGSAARYFSPDKPEDWANFIAELKKNPQKLEEMKQASAARAVKYLVTSEQVCQAYLKLAEKISLPSIKTKT; from the coding sequence ATGCGCATTGCTTTCAACATGGTAAGTCTGCACACGGGTGGCGGGAACAGAATTGCCAAAAATCTGCTTCTGAGTCTTGAAAACCACCCCGAACATGATTACCTGATTATCATTCCGGCAGACAAAGGTTTTGATTATATCCTGGAAAGAAGTCATATCCCTTTTACCGTCATCCGGAAACCACATCGGAAAACATCTTTCCTCAGTCGCCTTTGGTTTGACAATATCCTGCTTCCCCGGTACATCCGATCATTCAAAGCAGATGTACTGATCAGCCTGACCAATATCAGCACTTTTTTCCCGCCAGTACCCCATCTCCTCCTTTTCCACCATCCTCACTTTGTTTATCCTGAATCGGCTTACTACCGCATGATCGGAAAGGCGGAAAAATTCCGGAAAATCCTGGAAAAAATCTGTTTCCGGATGACCCTGAGAGGATCAGCAATGACCGTGGTACAAACACCGGTTTCAAAAGACAGACTGATTAAATACCATGCACGATACATCAAACCCGAAGCAGTTCACGTGATTCCCCACTCAGCCATACCCATCACACCGGAACCGGCACGCTCATTTCCCTATCCCTATGAAAAAGATACACTCTACCTGTTCAGTCCTACCCGATATTACCCTCATAAAAATCTTGAATTGCTGGAAAAGATTGCCCACAATTTGTTTAAAATAAACGTTTCAAAGGTCAAATTTTTAATAACACTCGACCCGTCCCATGATGTACGCGGGGCACGTTTTTTGAAAAAAATCTCCCAGGCTCCCGTTTCAGAATACTTTGATAATCTTGGCTTTGTTCCCACGGAATGCCTGGAGGATATTTATCACCACAGCCAGGCAGTGATCGTCCAATCCATTCTGGAAAGTCAGAGTTTTTCCTATCTGGAAGCTTTGCATTTTCACAAACCCATTCTGACGACGGACATGGATTTTGCCCATGTGGTATGTGGCTCTGCTGCCCGTTATTTTTCACCGGATAAACCGGAAGATTGGGCGAATTTTATAGCCGAACTGAAAAAAAATCCTCAAAAACTGGAAGAGATGAAACAAGCTTCTGCAGCACGTGCAGTAAAATATTTGGTTACATCTGAGCAGGTTTGCCAGGCTTATCTTAAACTCGCGGAAAAAATATCTCTCCCATCAATAAAGACCAAAACATAA